The following proteins are encoded in a genomic region of Alosa alosa isolate M-15738 ecotype Scorff River chromosome 10, AALO_Geno_1.1, whole genome shotgun sequence:
- the ppcs gene encoding phosphopantothenate--cysteine ligase isoform X1, translated as MSYRRHRRKKKPDSQAMADAKPSASGAAEGSLAEEFAVPSQVEELRGRMAEFAERHGVAGRRVVLITSGGTKVPLESRTVRFLDNFSSGRRGASSAEYFLDAGYAVIFLHRHRSLYPYTRLYSGINLLDALTAEPECARVVVDQSALPNIAAVLTRYQAVKAAGLLLPVEFSTLSDYLHLLKAAAQALSGIGSKAMFYLAAAVSDFYIPASEMPEHKIQSSNGPLQISMKMVPKMLSPLVRDWAPQAFIISFKLETDCSILLERARRALATYRHQAVVANVLDTRRGYVVVVTRHEQHELQLSDEDARHNVEIEERIVSNLAAAHHDFMLQG; from the exons ATGTCCTACCGCAGACATCGACGAAAGAAAAAGCCAGACAGCCAG GCCATGGCAGACGCCAAACCGTCCGCGTCAGGCGCAGCGGAGGGGAGTCTGGCGGAGGAGTTTGCCGTGCCCTCGCAAGTGGAGGAGTTGAGGGGTCGGATGGCAGAGTTCGCAGAGCGCCACGGAGTGGCTGGACGCCGAGTCGTTCTCATCACTTCAGGCGGAACCAAAGTGCCTCTGGAGTCCAGAACTGTCCGGTTCCTGGACAACTTCAGCAGCGGCCGAAGGGGCGCCTCCTCGGCGGAGTACTTCCTGGACGCTGGTTACGCGGTGATCTTCCTCCATCGGCACCGCTCCCTGTACCCGTACACCCGGCTCTACTCGGGCATCAACCTGCTGGATGCGCTCACCGCGGAGCCAGAGTGTGCCCGCGTGGTGGTGGACCAGAGCGCGCTGCCCAACATCGCGGCCGTGCTGACGCGCTACCAGGCGGTGAAAGCCGCGGGACTGCTCCTGCCCGTGGAGTTCAGCACGCTGTCCGACTACCTCCATCTCCTCAAAGCTGCAGCGCAAGCCCTCAGCGGAATAG GTTCTAAAGCCATGTTCTATCTGGCTGCTGCCGTGTCTGATTTCTACATCCCGGCGTCCGAGATGCCAGAGCACAAGATCCAGTCTTCTAACGGACCCCTTCAG aTCAGCATGAAGATGGTCCCTAAGATGCTGTCTCCGCTGGTGCGGGACTGGGCGCCTCAGGCCTTCATCATCTCCTTCAAGCTAGAGACGGACTGCAGCATCCTGCTGGAGCGGGCCCGGCGCGCGCTGGCCACGTACCGTCACCAGGCCGTGGTGGCCAACGTGCTGGACACGCGCCGTGGCTACGTGGTGGTGGTGACGCGGCACGAGCAGCACGAGCTGCAGCTGTCCGACGAGGACGCGCGGCACAATGTGGAGATCGAGGAGCGCATCGTCAGCAACCTCGCCGCCGCTCATCACGACTTCATGCTGCAGGGATGA
- the ppcs gene encoding phosphopantothenate--cysteine ligase isoform X2, whose protein sequence is MADAKPSASGAAEGSLAEEFAVPSQVEELRGRMAEFAERHGVAGRRVVLITSGGTKVPLESRTVRFLDNFSSGRRGASSAEYFLDAGYAVIFLHRHRSLYPYTRLYSGINLLDALTAEPECARVVVDQSALPNIAAVLTRYQAVKAAGLLLPVEFSTLSDYLHLLKAAAQALSGIGSKAMFYLAAAVSDFYIPASEMPEHKIQSSNGPLQISMKMVPKMLSPLVRDWAPQAFIISFKLETDCSILLERARRALATYRHQAVVANVLDTRRGYVVVVTRHEQHELQLSDEDARHNVEIEERIVSNLAAAHHDFMLQG, encoded by the exons ATGGCAGACGCCAAACCGTCCGCGTCAGGCGCAGCGGAGGGGAGTCTGGCGGAGGAGTTTGCCGTGCCCTCGCAAGTGGAGGAGTTGAGGGGTCGGATGGCAGAGTTCGCAGAGCGCCACGGAGTGGCTGGACGCCGAGTCGTTCTCATCACTTCAGGCGGAACCAAAGTGCCTCTGGAGTCCAGAACTGTCCGGTTCCTGGACAACTTCAGCAGCGGCCGAAGGGGCGCCTCCTCGGCGGAGTACTTCCTGGACGCTGGTTACGCGGTGATCTTCCTCCATCGGCACCGCTCCCTGTACCCGTACACCCGGCTCTACTCGGGCATCAACCTGCTGGATGCGCTCACCGCGGAGCCAGAGTGTGCCCGCGTGGTGGTGGACCAGAGCGCGCTGCCCAACATCGCGGCCGTGCTGACGCGCTACCAGGCGGTGAAAGCCGCGGGACTGCTCCTGCCCGTGGAGTTCAGCACGCTGTCCGACTACCTCCATCTCCTCAAAGCTGCAGCGCAAGCCCTCAGCGGAATAG GTTCTAAAGCCATGTTCTATCTGGCTGCTGCCGTGTCTGATTTCTACATCCCGGCGTCCGAGATGCCAGAGCACAAGATCCAGTCTTCTAACGGACCCCTTCAG aTCAGCATGAAGATGGTCCCTAAGATGCTGTCTCCGCTGGTGCGGGACTGGGCGCCTCAGGCCTTCATCATCTCCTTCAAGCTAGAGACGGACTGCAGCATCCTGCTGGAGCGGGCCCGGCGCGCGCTGGCCACGTACCGTCACCAGGCCGTGGTGGCCAACGTGCTGGACACGCGCCGTGGCTACGTGGTGGTGGTGACGCGGCACGAGCAGCACGAGCTGCAGCTGTCCGACGAGGACGCGCGGCACAATGTGGAGATCGAGGAGCGCATCGTCAGCAACCTCGCCGCCGCTCATCACGACTTCATGCTGCAGGGATGA
- the utp3 gene encoding something about silencing protein 10, with protein MVRARRTVRKPKSQKEHQYDSDDDDAYGDTEVPDKRSATYMEDKVDAFHNAKISKLLADGVQEDSEQEEIDEEEEVMPLEVPESEEEEEAEEEEDMDSDLEGKNHDDLPSDMAWGHRKKIFYDTDYVSTKGRSKEEVEAEDQEEEEEAKNIQRRLAANLSEEDYDLNLLQEFAVEVQDVKPVEKEQRIVKDLKMMSQKEKLKLLKKESPELLELIHDFKAKLTELKEEIQPLVEMVKDGRIHAGKVSSCPLCPLQLISCANSYCTNISFYLVLKAKRVPAHNHPVIERLVTYRNLINELVTVDTRLAPQLRQLLSGAKKPAGTKPVHPHTHTKQSEAVGADEAEASDSDLDEEAALQFYRGLEEGLKRKRTAPSACAGAAEDDEAGDEGMEGDAKRRITYQMAKNKGLTPKRKKIDRNPRVKHREKFRKAQVRRKGQVQQVQRELTRYSGEMSGIRAGVKKSIKLK; from the exons ATGGTCCGAGCAAGGAG AACGGTGCGTAAGCCAAAGTCTCAAAAGGAACATCAGTATGACAGCGATGACGATGACGCATATGGGGACACGGAGGTTCCGGACAAG CGCTCCGCCACGTACATGGAGGATAAAGTAGATGCATTTCACAACGCCAAGATCTCC AAACTCCTGGCCGATGGGGTGCAGGAGGACAGTGAGCAGGAGGAGATTGATGAAGAG GAGGAAGTCATGCCTTTAGAGGTGCCGGAgtccgaggaggaggaggaggctgaggaggaagaggacatgGACAGTGACCTCGAGGGGAAGAACCATGATG ATCTCCCCAGTGACATGGCGTGGGGGCACAGGAAGAAGATCTTCTATGACACGGATTACGTCAGCACCA AGGGCCGGTctaaggaggaggtggaggcagaggaccaggaggaggaagaggaggccaaGAACATCCAAAGACGCCTGGCAGCCAACCTCAGCGAAGAGGACTACGACCTCAacctgctgcag GAGTTTGCGGTGGAGGTGCAGGATGTGAAGCCGGTGGAGAAGGAGCAGCGCATCGTGAAGGACCTGAAGATGATGTCACAGAAGGAGAAGCTTAAACTGCTGAAGAAGGAGTCGCCAGAACTGCTAGAGCTCATCCACGACTTCAAGGCCAAG CTGACAGAGCTGAAGGAGGAGATCCAACCTCTCGTGGAGATGGTCAAAGATGGCCGCATCCACGCTGGCAAGGTGAGCTCATGCCCACTGTGTCCACTGCAG TTGATTTCTTGTGCTAACAGCTACTGCACCAACATCAGCTTCTACCTGGTGCTGAAGGCCAAGCGCGTCCCAGCACACAACCACCCAGTGATAGAGAGGCTGGTTACCTACAgaaac CTGATAAATGAGCTGGTTACCGTGGATACCAGACTCGCCCCCCAGCTGCGCCAGCTGCTCTCAGGAGCCAAGAAGCCCGCGGGCACCAAACCcgtccacccacacacacacaccaag CAGTCTGAGGCGGTCGGAGCAGATGAGGCTGAAGCGTCTGATTCAGATCTGGATGAGGAAGCAGCGCTGCAGTTCTACAGAGGCCTGGAGGAGGGACTCAAACGCAAGCGCACAGCGCCCTCTGCCTGTGCGGG AGCTGCGGAAGATGACGAGGCTGGAGATGAAGGCATGGAAGGAGATGCCAAGAGACGCATTACCTACCAG ATGGCCAAGAACAAAGGACTCACCCCCAAGAGGAAGAAGATCGACCGCAACCCTCGTGTCAAACACCGGGAGAAGTTCAGGAAAGCTCAAGTCCGCAGAAAGGGACAG gtccAGCAGGTGCAGAGGGAGCTAACCCGCTACAGCGGAGAAATGTCTGGAATCCGGGCCGGGGTCAAGAAGAGCATCAAACTGaagtag